Proteins from a genomic interval of Paenibacillus sp. FSL R5-0623:
- a CDS encoding sugar ABC transporter permease, with translation MNSVFSNKGTIAVFVLPTLLLFCGIVLIPIFVSSYYSLLDWNGVGRGKFIGLDNYVEMFKDTRVLNSIKNSLLFAGASVFIQLPISLVLALILASNVKGEGFYRTVYFIPVLISTVVIAQLWSKIYNADYGLLNVLLQSIGLSSLAQDWLGQKDTALAASFIPTLWQYVGYHMLLMYAGAKSVSQDVLEAARMDGASRIRTAWSIMIPLMKPILKVSLVFSVIGAFKVFDLIYVLTGGGPFYTTEVPSTLMYATIFDTFRYGYGSAISVFIIVECLVCTILINSLFKTE, from the coding sequence ATGAACTCTGTATTTTCCAATAAAGGCACGATAGCCGTCTTCGTACTACCGACACTGCTTCTGTTCTGCGGCATTGTGCTTATTCCGATCTTTGTCTCCAGTTATTACAGTCTGCTGGACTGGAACGGCGTAGGCAGGGGTAAATTTATCGGCCTGGACAACTATGTAGAGATGTTTAAGGATACCCGTGTGCTGAATTCGATCAAAAACTCTCTCTTATTCGCGGGTGCTTCGGTGTTCATTCAACTGCCGATCTCGTTGGTGCTCGCACTGATTCTGGCGTCCAACGTCAAGGGGGAAGGCTTCTACCGGACCGTGTATTTCATTCCGGTGTTGATCTCAACGGTGGTTATTGCCCAGTTGTGGTCAAAAATCTACAATGCCGACTATGGCCTGCTGAACGTGCTGCTGCAAAGTATCGGCTTATCCAGCCTGGCACAGGATTGGCTGGGGCAGAAGGACACCGCCCTGGCAGCATCGTTTATTCCGACCTTGTGGCAGTACGTAGGGTATCACATGCTGCTGATGTATGCAGGTGCGAAGTCCGTGTCTCAGGATGTGCTTGAAGCTGCTCGAATGGATGGTGCTTCCCGTATTCGCACGGCGTGGTCCATCATGATCCCGCTGATGAAGCCAATTCTGAAGGTAAGCCTTGTTTTTTCCGTCATCGGCGCATTCAAGGTGTTTGACCTGATCTATGTGCTAACGGGCGGCGGACCGTTCTACACCACTGAAGTGCCAAGCACGCTGATGTACGCTACCATTTTTGATACGTTCCGGTACGGATATGGCAGTGCGATCTCGGTCTTTATCATTGTGGAGTGTCTGGTGTGTACGATCCTCATTAATTCATTGTTCAAAACGGAGTAG
- a CDS encoding carbohydrate ABC transporter permease: MSTVEVMLQKNPKRRSISGPIGKVFLQAFLILVAIVQIYPLIWLALFSLKDNSEIFSGDVAGLPKAFLWSNYTKAMSDGHVLTYFMNSVLVTAASIVLVLILSSMTGYAITRMNWKLSGLTMTIILLGMMVPIHAALLPLFIILKNLGLLNSYWSLIIPYVAFGIPMAVFILGSFFKGIPREMEESAVIDGCGIYRTFFSIILPLVTPAISTVAIFTFLSCWNELMFAVTFINNTAYQTLTVGMMSMVGTYITQWGIIGAGLMITTVPTVVIYLLLNKQVQKSMIAGAVKG, from the coding sequence ATGAGTACCGTAGAAGTCATGTTGCAAAAAAATCCCAAGAGGAGGTCCATCTCCGGACCGATCGGGAAAGTGTTCCTGCAAGCGTTTCTGATCCTCGTTGCGATTGTGCAGATCTACCCGCTCATCTGGCTGGCGCTGTTTTCCCTGAAGGATAACAGTGAGATTTTCAGCGGTGATGTAGCCGGGTTGCCCAAAGCGTTCCTATGGAGCAATTACACCAAAGCAATGTCCGACGGCCATGTGCTGACCTATTTTATGAATAGTGTGCTGGTTACTGCGGCCTCCATTGTCTTGGTGCTGATCCTGTCCTCCATGACGGGATACGCAATCACAAGAATGAATTGGAAGCTCAGCGGGTTGACGATGACGATTATTTTGCTGGGCATGATGGTGCCGATTCATGCGGCGCTGCTGCCATTGTTTATTATTTTGAAGAATCTGGGCCTGCTCAACAGTTACTGGTCTCTGATCATTCCCTATGTGGCATTTGGCATTCCGATGGCTGTATTCATTCTGGGCAGTTTTTTCAAAGGTATCCCAAGAGAGATGGAGGAGTCGGCGGTTATCGACGGCTGCGGCATATACCGGACATTTTTCTCTATTATTCTGCCTCTGGTAACCCCGGCTATATCAACGGTAGCCATCTTCACATTTCTATCATGCTGGAATGAGCTGATGTTTGCAGTTACGTTTATCAATAACACGGCTTACCAGACGTTGACGGTGGGCATGATGTCGATGGTGGGAACGTACATTACGCAATGGGGTATCATTGGTGCGGGACTGATGATTACGACGGTGCCAACGGTGGTCATCTATCTGCTGCTGAACAAACAGGTGCAGAAGAGTATGATCGCAGGTGCGGTCAAAGGTTAG
- a CDS encoding polysaccharide deacetylase family protein — MVNIAMVEQESVREKVVAFTFDDGPHPVYTPQVLEIFRRAGGQATFFMIGQEMENHPEIAAEVHREGHEIANHTYTHPDLTKLTLKEAGVELQRSENLVQEVTGQPARCFRPPYFGVNDDILSLAAERGYRTIGAVNGDAKDWDNPGVEHIVEHTRSAVKPGSVLIFHDGYGDRSQTVEAVRMLVEELVGEGYRLVTVSDLLDISSEHDEKTT; from the coding sequence ATGGTCAATATCGCGATGGTAGAGCAGGAGTCTGTTCGGGAAAAGGTTGTGGCGTTCACGTTTGATGATGGGCCGCATCCGGTGTATACACCTCAAGTGCTTGAGATTTTCCGGCGTGCCGGTGGGCAGGCGACGTTTTTCATGATTGGCCAAGAGATGGAGAACCACCCGGAGATTGCGGCGGAGGTGCACCGTGAAGGGCATGAGATCGCCAACCATACATACACGCATCCGGACCTGACCAAGTTGACGCTGAAGGAAGCCGGGGTGGAGCTGCAACGCTCAGAAAATCTTGTTCAAGAAGTTACGGGGCAACCTGCCCGCTGCTTCCGCCCGCCGTATTTTGGCGTAAACGATGATATACTGTCTCTGGCGGCGGAGCGTGGATATCGCACGATTGGTGCGGTCAACGGTGATGCGAAAGATTGGGATAATCCCGGCGTTGAGCATATCGTGGAGCATACCCGGTCTGCGGTAAAACCTGGCAGCGTGCTGATATTCCATGACGGGTATGGAGACCGTTCCCAGACAGTGGAGGCGGTTCGTATGCTGGTGGAGGAACTGGTGGGGGAAGGGTACCGTTTGGTTACGGTGAGTGATTTGTTAGACATTTCTAGTGAGCATGATGAAAAGACGACATAA
- a CDS encoding mechanosensitive ion channel domain-containing protein, which yields MDFIRNQLEELGMSGPSIGYLSNVIMVIFIAVISVLANVIAKRVVLKTVHRIVSNNRFKWGHIVVQKNLFQKLSHLVPAIIIYYSAYIFPSYQALIEKAAMTYMIVIMITVLNALLNVFDDIYRTYDVSKIRPIKGYIQVAKIVLYIIGGIVVISNMIGQNPLIILSGLGALSAVLMLVFKDSILGLVAGVQLSSNDMVRVGDWIEMPKYNADGDVIDITLNTVKVMNFDKTITMIPSYALISDSFRNWRSMQVSGGRRIKRSVYIDISSIRFCTEEMVAEFEKIHYLTEYVTAKTKEIHAYNMEHQVNTESNVNGRQLTNVGVFREYIHQYLRNHPKIHKDMTLIVRQLAPGDNGLPLEIYAFSNDTAWGVYESIQADIFDHIFAVASTFGLRAFQNPTGHDIVQLKEDKQYAREY from the coding sequence ATGGACTTTATCAGAAATCAACTAGAAGAACTCGGCATGAGTGGACCTTCCATTGGATACCTTTCGAATGTGATTATGGTTATTTTTATAGCGGTGATCTCCGTACTGGCGAATGTGATTGCCAAGCGAGTGGTACTGAAGACGGTGCATCGTATCGTAAGTAACAACCGTTTCAAGTGGGGCCATATTGTGGTTCAAAAAAATTTATTTCAGAAACTGTCGCATCTTGTGCCAGCCATTATAATCTATTATTCTGCTTATATCTTTCCATCCTATCAGGCATTGATTGAAAAGGCTGCGATGACATACATGATCGTTATCATGATCACAGTGCTCAACGCGCTGCTCAATGTGTTTGATGACATCTATCGTACCTATGATGTCTCCAAGATCAGACCGATTAAGGGATACATTCAAGTCGCGAAAATTGTGCTATACATCATTGGTGGCATTGTCGTCATCTCGAACATGATCGGACAGAATCCGTTGATTATTCTCAGTGGACTTGGTGCGTTATCGGCTGTACTGATGCTGGTGTTCAAGGATTCCATATTGGGTCTGGTGGCCGGCGTTCAACTATCTTCGAATGATATGGTGCGCGTAGGTGACTGGATTGAAATGCCGAAATATAATGCAGACGGTGACGTGATCGACATTACACTGAACACGGTAAAGGTTATGAATTTTGATAAGACCATTACGATGATTCCGAGCTACGCCCTGATTTCCGATTCCTTCAGGAACTGGAGAAGTATGCAGGTATCCGGCGGCAGAAGGATTAAGCGAAGCGTCTATATTGATATTAGCAGTATCCGTTTTTGTACCGAGGAGATGGTGGCAGAGTTTGAGAAGATTCACTACCTGACTGAGTATGTCACAGCAAAAACAAAAGAAATTCATGCATACAACATGGAACATCAGGTGAATACAGAAAGCAATGTGAACGGAAGACAGCTCACGAATGTGGGTGTGTTCAGGGAATATATCCATCAATATTTGAGAAATCATCCAAAAATTCATAAGGATATGACGCTCATTGTCAGACAGCTGGCACCGGGAGATAACGGGCTGCCTCTGGAGATCTATGCTTTTAGCAATGATACTGCCTGGGGAGTGTATGAATCAATCCAAGCGGATATCTTTGATCATATCTTTGCGGTTGCTTCGACATTTGGGCTTCGGGCGTTCCAGAATCCAACCGGACATGATATTGTGCAACTGAAAGAGGATAAGCAATATGCACGAGAGTATTGA
- a CDS encoding glycine betaine ABC transporter substrate-binding protein, with product MKAMKKWMMVASLAAVFTLGACSSNAATVGDTSSVGEQVNYKITGTDPGAGLMRLTAQAMKDYELSDWTLMESSAAGMTAQLDRSYKNKEPIVFVAWSPHWMFNTYDLKYLDDPKMTYGEPEEIHSIARLGLQKDHPVAYEFLDRFNWTSEDMGEVMVDIQNGMEPETASAKWVDGHEDKVQEWTEGLKPVNGDPFTLSYVAWDSELASTNVVRYVLEEKLGYKAKALQVEIGPMWLGVANGDVDAIVAAWLPVTHSDYWEQYGDRLDDLGANMVNVKSGLAVPSYMEDVNSIEDLQS from the coding sequence ATGAAGGCAATGAAAAAATGGATGATGGTTGCAAGTTTAGCTGCGGTATTCACACTAGGTGCATGTTCCTCCAATGCTGCTACAGTTGGAGACACCTCGAGTGTCGGGGAGCAGGTTAATTATAAGATTACAGGAACAGACCCAGGTGCGGGTCTAATGAGACTGACAGCTCAGGCAATGAAGGATTATGAGTTATCAGATTGGACGTTGATGGAAAGTTCAGCAGCAGGTATGACAGCCCAGTTGGATCGATCGTATAAAAATAAAGAACCGATTGTCTTTGTTGCTTGGTCTCCGCACTGGATGTTTAATACCTATGACCTGAAGTATCTGGATGATCCGAAGATGACATATGGTGAACCTGAAGAGATTCATTCGATTGCGCGCCTTGGACTTCAGAAGGACCACCCGGTTGCCTATGAATTCCTGGATCGTTTTAACTGGACGTCGGAAGATATGGGTGAAGTGATGGTAGACATACAGAATGGAATGGAACCGGAAACCGCTTCGGCCAAGTGGGTGGATGGACATGAAGATAAAGTTCAGGAATGGACTGAAGGACTGAAACCCGTCAATGGAGATCCGTTCACCTTGAGTTATGTAGCTTGGGACTCGGAGCTTGCCAGTACTAATGTCGTCCGTTATGTGCTCGAAGAGAAGCTGGGGTACAAAGCCAAAGCGTTGCAAGTGGAGATCGGACCGATGTGGCTCGGTGTTGCCAACGGCGATGTGGATGCGATTGTAGCTGCATGGCTACCAGTGACACATTCAGATTATTGGGAGCAATATGGTGACAGACTGGATGATCTGGGCGCTAATATGGTTAATGTAAAATCTGGATTGGCTGTTCCCTCCTATATGGAAGATGTGAACTCAATCGAAGATTTGCAGTCTTAA
- a CDS encoding aldo/keto reductase has protein sequence MNHHIPEYTLNDGLKVPAIGFGTYSLKGEEGVKSIASAMDAGYRLIDTAYNYENEATVGRAIKQSSIAREDLLISSKLPGRYHAHDKALVAIQESLYRADLDYYDLYLIHWPNPKKDMYVEAWQALIEAKKRGYIRSIGVSNFLPEHNERLIKETGIAPSLNQIELHPFFDQADQREQDTKHGIVNESWSPIGRGNDAVQDILKDENILRIAETHGKTPTQIILRWHVQLGSIPIPKAGSLQHQQENIDIFDFELSTEEMQVISAFNRPDGRLWDQDPSEYEEF, from the coding sequence ATGAATCATCACATTCCGGAGTATACATTGAACGATGGCTTGAAAGTACCTGCAATTGGATTTGGTACCTATAGTTTAAAAGGTGAAGAAGGCGTTAAATCGATCGCGTCGGCAATGGATGCGGGTTATCGATTAATTGATACGGCGTATAACTATGAGAATGAGGCAACGGTGGGCAGGGCAATCAAGCAAAGCTCCATCGCCAGAGAGGATCTGCTTATTTCCTCGAAGTTGCCGGGGCGTTATCACGCTCATGATAAAGCACTTGTGGCGATCCAGGAATCCCTGTACAGAGCGGATCTGGATTATTATGACCTGTATCTGATTCACTGGCCCAATCCGAAGAAGGACATGTATGTCGAGGCATGGCAAGCGCTGATCGAAGCCAAAAAGCGTGGATATATCCGATCCATTGGAGTGAGTAACTTTCTTCCTGAACACAATGAACGGCTGATCAAGGAAACGGGCATAGCACCGAGTCTGAATCAGATTGAGCTGCATCCATTCTTCGACCAAGCCGATCAGCGTGAACAAGATACGAAGCATGGCATCGTGAACGAATCCTGGAGTCCGATTGGACGTGGCAATGATGCCGTACAGGATATTCTCAAGGATGAGAACATTCTTCGAATCGCGGAAACGCATGGCAAAACGCCAACCCAGATCATTCTGCGCTGGCATGTTCAGCTGGGTTCCATTCCAATTCCGAAAGCCGGCTCCTTGCAGCATCAGCAGGAAAATATCGATATATTCGATTTTGAGTTGAGCACAGAAGAGATGCAGGTCATCTCTGCATTTAATCGTCCGGATGGACGGTTGTGGGATCAGGACCCAAGCGAATACGAAGAATTTTAA
- a CDS encoding alpha-mannosidase, with protein MKMNSLYTRIHTIVKHLERARLTSKTYLPELYHKESGYHSWELVHEDPSSWNVFRKGDGWGGKDVHSCFKTRIQIPDQMEGKKVVCAIVTGADDIWNYDNPQFLAFLNGELICGLDVNHTEIDLTPSAVKGEEFELALYAYCSTSAADVFLNVYIAEHHQQVSDLYYDLKAALDAADLLREDDLERLKLVEHLNKAVNLLDLRQENSAEFHASVLEARRYLQDHVYGNIRPAGDQIPTVHCIGHTHIDVAWLWTLDQTREKVIRSFASVLYLMDKFPEYTFMSSQPQLYAYLKADYPSLYEKIKEKVAEGRWEAEGSMWLEADCNLISGESMIRQIIYGKRFFKEEFGVENRVLWLPDVFGYSAAMPQIMRKSGIDYFMTTKIAWNDTNQIPNDTMYWRGIDGSEVLTHFITATDYDKHPDFRQRRFETTYNGRFNASQVKGTWQRYQNKNINADVLQCFGFGDGGGGPTEEMLEHGRRLDVGLPGVPAVKRTFVREFFEKLEQNLADVPSVPRWSGELYLEYHRGTYTSMARNKRYNRHSEFALADAELYAMIHRQANAQAAYPTDALEHAWKLTMLNQFHDILPGSSIEQVYVDSKEQYEEVLRVTDELKDSALNGIASRITSDGEAIVVFNTTGFLRTDVVELPAFARKVTIYDGDRPVPSQRTPEGGLVFLAENVPASGYKSFRITPDLTDELVAGVSVAQWEADRRHIHTPWYDIHLNESAEFTSVWDKLEGRELLQSGKRGNVLQVFEDRPAEYEAWNIDDYYEQHMWEINDLQSLEWVESGPVRSVLQLKRQFLDSIIEQTIIFYVHTRRIDFRTFVDWKQEHLLLKAAFPLDIWSEKAVYEIQYGNVERATHRNTSWDQARFEVCGQKWADLAENGYGAALLNDCKYGYDIHNSVMRLSLIKSATYPNENADKEQHVFTYALYPHQGDFREGRVIQAAYDLNRPLVAREIASQTGTLPGTWSLASVDQDNVVLEVIKKAENNDDMIIRLYEAYGRRSRASLQLPEGAGATAYACDLLENNEAECAVENGRITFDIKPYEILTFRIPAGH; from the coding sequence ATGAAAATGAATTCCTTATATACTCGAATCCATACCATTGTTAAACACTTGGAACGTGCACGACTAACCTCAAAGACATATCTACCTGAGCTTTATCATAAAGAAAGTGGATACCACTCCTGGGAACTGGTGCATGAGGACCCTTCCTCCTGGAACGTATTCCGTAAGGGTGATGGCTGGGGTGGCAAAGATGTACACAGCTGCTTCAAAACCCGCATTCAAATCCCAGATCAGATGGAAGGAAAAAAGGTCGTGTGTGCCATCGTTACCGGTGCTGATGATATCTGGAATTACGATAATCCGCAATTTCTGGCATTCCTCAATGGGGAATTGATCTGCGGTCTGGATGTTAACCATACGGAGATTGACTTGACTCCATCCGCAGTGAAGGGCGAAGAGTTTGAGCTGGCATTATACGCGTATTGCAGTACGTCTGCAGCGGATGTTTTTCTAAATGTATATATCGCTGAGCATCATCAGCAAGTCTCCGATTTGTATTATGATCTCAAGGCTGCGCTGGATGCTGCGGATCTGCTGCGTGAGGATGATCTGGAGCGGCTGAAGTTAGTCGAACATCTGAATAAAGCCGTGAATTTGCTAGATTTGCGCCAGGAAAACAGCGCAGAATTCCATGCGTCGGTGCTGGAAGCGCGCCGATATCTGCAAGATCATGTCTATGGTAATATCCGCCCTGCCGGTGATCAAATCCCTACCGTGCACTGTATCGGACACACGCATATCGATGTGGCATGGCTGTGGACGCTGGATCAGACTCGGGAGAAGGTCATTCGCAGCTTTGCGAGTGTACTCTACTTGATGGACAAGTTCCCAGAATACACGTTCATGTCCTCTCAGCCCCAGCTGTATGCATACCTGAAAGCAGACTACCCATCCCTATATGAGAAAATTAAGGAAAAGGTGGCCGAAGGCCGCTGGGAAGCGGAAGGCTCAATGTGGCTGGAGGCCGATTGTAACCTGATCTCGGGTGAATCCATGATCCGTCAGATTATATACGGGAAACGTTTCTTCAAGGAAGAATTCGGCGTGGAGAACCGTGTCCTCTGGTTGCCGGATGTATTTGGTTATAGTGCAGCGATGCCGCAGATTATGCGTAAGAGCGGCATTGATTATTTTATGACAACCAAAATTGCCTGGAATGATACAAATCAGATTCCAAACGACACGATGTACTGGCGAGGAATCGACGGATCAGAGGTCCTGACCCATTTCATCACAGCAACAGACTATGACAAACATCCTGATTTCAGGCAGCGCCGCTTCGAAACGACCTATAATGGACGATTTAATGCTTCGCAAGTGAAAGGCACGTGGCAGCGATACCAGAACAAAAACATCAATGCAGATGTCCTGCAATGTTTCGGATTCGGGGATGGCGGCGGCGGACCAACCGAGGAGATGCTGGAGCATGGCAGACGACTTGATGTTGGATTGCCGGGTGTACCCGCAGTGAAACGTACCTTTGTACGCGAGTTTTTCGAGAAGCTGGAGCAAAATCTCGCGGATGTTCCTTCCGTTCCTCGCTGGTCGGGTGAGCTGTATCTGGAGTATCACCGGGGTACCTACACGTCCATGGCGCGTAACAAACGGTACAACCGTCATAGCGAATTTGCGCTGGCCGATGCCGAGCTGTATGCCATGATTCATCGTCAGGCGAATGCACAGGCGGCCTATCCAACCGATGCACTGGAGCATGCATGGAAGCTTACGATGCTGAACCAGTTCCATGATATTCTGCCGGGCAGCTCCATTGAGCAGGTATATGTGGATTCCAAGGAGCAATATGAAGAAGTTCTGCGTGTCACGGATGAGCTGAAAGACAGTGCGCTGAACGGCATTGCAAGCCGAATTACATCTGATGGCGAAGCCATTGTGGTATTTAACACCACCGGATTCTTACGGACGGATGTGGTTGAACTGCCTGCTTTTGCGAGAAAAGTAACCATCTATGATGGAGATCGCCCTGTACCAAGCCAGCGGACTCCCGAGGGAGGCCTCGTGTTCCTTGCAGAGAACGTGCCTGCTTCCGGGTATAAATCTTTCCGAATCACACCAGATCTAACAGACGAGCTTGTCGCGGGAGTTTCGGTTGCACAGTGGGAAGCAGATCGGCGCCACATCCATACACCTTGGTACGATATTCACCTGAATGAAAGTGCCGAGTTCACATCCGTATGGGACAAGCTGGAGGGCCGTGAGCTGCTTCAGTCTGGCAAGCGTGGTAACGTGCTGCAAGTGTTCGAGGATCGACCTGCGGAATACGAGGCATGGAACATTGACGACTATTATGAACAGCATATGTGGGAGATTAACGACCTGCAGTCGCTGGAGTGGGTTGAAAGTGGGCCAGTACGTTCCGTGCTTCAATTGAAGCGACAGTTCCTGGACTCGATCATTGAGCAGACAATCATCTTCTACGTGCATACACGCCGGATTGATTTCCGTACGTTTGTGGACTGGAAGCAGGAGCATTTGCTGCTGAAAGCCGCCTTCCCGCTCGATATCTGGAGTGAGAAAGCAGTCTACGAAATCCAGTACGGCAACGTTGAGCGTGCTACCCACCGTAATACGAGCTGGGATCAAGCCCGGTTTGAAGTATGCGGGCAGAAGTGGGCCGATCTGGCGGAGAACGGGTACGGTGCTGCTCTGCTGAACGACTGCAAATACGGATATGATATTCATAACTCGGTGATGCGACTGTCACTGATCAAGAGCGCAACGTACCCGAATGAAAATGCCGACAAAGAGCAGCACGTATTCACCTACGCGCTCTATCCGCATCAGGGCGACTTCCGTGAAGGACGTGTCATCCAAGCCGCTTATGATCTCAATCGTCCGCTGGTTGCCCGTGAGATTGCATCGCAAACCGGTACGTTGCCGGGAACATGGTCACTTGCATCGGTCGATCAGGATAATGTTGTGCTGGAGGTTATCAAAAAAGCCGAGAACAACGATGATATGATCATCCGTCTTTATGAAGCATACGGCCGTCGCAGCCGTGCTTCTCTGCAATTGCCTGAGGGAGCAGGTGCTACGGCGTACGCCTGTGATTTGCTCGAGAACAACGAAGCGGAATGCGCTGTGGAAAATGGTCGAATTACTTTTGATATCAAACCGTATGAGATTCTGACCTTCCGTATCCCTGCCGGACACTAA
- a CDS encoding AraC family transcriptional regulator: MTPSVLAYEQGYAIHVNQPGDSLFYHLDYDERSHELNMEFQHFHDFYEICILLDRTAAHIIEGSLYEIQPLDIVLLRPSLLHKTQYPKGAPPKRLMITFAMPRNTPGLESGYTELFSIFNKPVPIFRFTEERRKEVLAPINDIFAISQQSSVLQSVMIHSKFVEFLCALHRYSAENGYVREETGSSMSRRMYAIASYIHSHYQQDLSLDEVSRRFYVSAHHLSRQFNRVTGFTFTEYVQMTRIRNAQQLLLNSSEKITDIAAQCGFTSFSQFNRIFNKQNGMSPSAYRRGRPSANVR; the protein is encoded by the coding sequence ATGACACCATCGGTTTTGGCATACGAGCAGGGATATGCGATCCATGTGAACCAGCCTGGAGATTCGCTTTTTTATCATCTGGATTATGACGAACGCTCCCATGAACTGAATATGGAATTTCAGCATTTCCATGATTTCTATGAAATCTGTATTCTTCTGGATCGAACAGCTGCGCACATCATTGAAGGCAGTTTATATGAGATCCAGCCTCTGGATATCGTTCTGCTGCGGCCTTCATTGCTGCATAAAACGCAATATCCGAAGGGTGCCCCGCCGAAACGATTGATGATCACCTTTGCCATGCCACGTAATACACCTGGTCTTGAGAGCGGTTACACGGAGCTGTTCTCGATCTTTAATAAACCGGTCCCGATATTCCGATTTACAGAAGAAAGACGCAAGGAAGTCCTCGCGCCGATCAATGATATTTTTGCTATATCGCAGCAGTCTTCTGTCCTTCAATCGGTTATGATTCATAGCAAGTTCGTGGAGTTTCTCTGTGCCCTTCATCGGTACTCGGCAGAGAATGGATATGTGCGTGAAGAGACAGGATCATCGATGTCCCGACGCATGTATGCCATTGCCTCTTATATTCACAGCCATTATCAGCAGGATTTATCTTTGGATGAGGTGTCCAGGCGGTTTTATGTAAGTGCCCACCACTTGTCCCGCCAATTCAACAGGGTCACTGGTTTTACCTTCACGGAGTATGTGCAGATGACCCGTATTCGAAATGCCCAGCAATTGCTGCTGAATTCGAGTGAAAAAATTACAGATATTGCTGCACAGTGTGGATTCACAAGCTTCTCCCAGTTCAATCGTATCTTCAACAAACAGAACGGAATGTCCCCAAGTGCCTATCGCCGGGGCAGACCTTCAGCGAACGTAAGATGA
- a CDS encoding ABC transporter ATP-binding protein produces the protein MVKGLHMNEVTMYYAEGNNQITALDHVSISVEPGEFVAVVGPSGSGKSTFLSVAGAMLKASEGEVQLNGNNISALTEKELSNIRLQEIGFIMQSSNLVPYLNVLDQLLVVKRMSGKVGKQDKEFATKLLEELGLGLKLKSFPEELSGGEKQRTAIARALMNNPNIILADEPTASLDTKRAHEVVSLIAHEVKSRQKAAIMVTHDERMLEYCDKVYRMNDGGLSLAES, from the coding sequence ATGGTTAAGGGATTGCACATGAATGAAGTCACCATGTATTATGCCGAAGGAAACAATCAAATTACTGCACTCGATCATGTATCCATATCAGTAGAGCCGGGAGAATTTGTTGCTGTGGTTGGACCTTCCGGTTCTGGTAAAAGTACGTTCTTATCTGTTGCTGGAGCAATGCTTAAAGCCTCTGAAGGAGAGGTTCAACTAAATGGGAATAACATCTCTGCACTTACTGAGAAAGAACTGTCTAATATTAGGTTGCAAGAAATTGGGTTTATTATGCAATCTTCGAATTTGGTTCCCTATTTAAATGTTCTTGATCAATTGCTTGTGGTAAAAAGAATGTCTGGCAAGGTTGGAAAGCAGGATAAGGAATTTGCCACCAAACTGCTGGAAGAACTGGGGCTGGGTTTGAAGTTAAAAAGTTTCCCCGAAGAGTTATCCGGTGGTGAGAAACAACGGACAGCAATAGCTCGTGCTTTAATGAATAATCCCAACATCATTTTGGCGGATGAACCGACAGCAAGTTTAGATACCAAACGAGCACATGAAGTGGTCAGTCTAATTGCACACGAGGTAAAATCACGCCAAAAAGCAGCCATTATGGTTACCCATGATGAGCGTATGCTTGAATATTGCGATAAAGTATATCGGATGAATGATGGAGGATTATCCTTGGCAGAATCATGA